CTTGTTAGGTGTTTTAATGAAATATAAAGACTTAGAATTATCAATTTATGACTTTATGGCAGATGTGGGAGTTGAAATACCCCAACTGGTTGAGGCAGGTTTAGAACTCCTGGCTGGAGTGGAAAAAACTCCTGAATTAGAAAAAAAACTTGAAAACCAGCTCAGAAAATCACTTGAGGATATAAATGTTGTGGTAATGATGGTGGCAGGGATGCGTGTTGAAGATGACCTTCAAAACCACCGTATCAAGGGGATCAATGTAGATGATGATCCTGCCTATCTTTACTGTGACGAGGTTCTGGGAATGGCCATTGCCAACCAGATCGCTGGCACAAAGGCTATTTTTAACTTTAAAAGGTATGATGAGGCAAAACCTGGAGTTATTGCTACTCTAGGACCTATGCTTGATGATATATTCGCTGGTCTGGTGGCAGGTTGCATGTCCAAAGTTTTCGAGGAGTGATCATTAACATGAACCGCCCCCATGAAAAAGATCCAATTTTGGATATGAAACAAGATGAGGATAAACCTTCAGTCAGTTGGCAGGGATTTTTAGGATTGTTATCATTCTCCACCATACTACCCCTAAATATTCACACAACCATCCCGGAGATGGCAAATTTCACATTTATCTGGCCATTAATTGGAGGTTTCATTGGCATAATTGTAGGGACCTTTGGATGGCTACTTCTTGATCCACTTCACCTATACCCATTGCTATCAGCAGCACTGATTTACAGCCTTACCATATCCCTAACTGGTTTCCATCATCTTGATGGGCTGGTGGATTTCGGCGACGGTTTAATGGCTCACGGAGCCCCTGAACGAAGAATAGAAATTATGCGCGATAAAAGAATAGGAACCGGAGGCCTGGCTACCCTTTTGACAGTTTCCCTAATGACATTCTCATCCATAGCATCCGTACCTGCATCCTACATTTTTCCTGTAATCTTTGTGTCTGAAGTATCTGCTAAAGTTAGTTTAGTGGGCTGTGCAACATTTTCCAAGCCTTTAGATAATGGCACTGGAAAATACTTCATTGAAAGCATGAACTGGAAACTGTTTATTTTCACACTGATTTTAACCATTATTCTAGGATTTATAGCATTTAAATACACCGGAATCCTTGGAATAATGGGAGGTGTAATTGCAGGAATTATAATGGCATTATTAACCAAGAGAAATTTCAACTATGCAACTGGAGATATATTGGGAGCTTCAAATGAGATCGGACGGACTTTATCTCTTATATTAATGATAATATTCACATCTTGGAGTTTTTAAATGGAAGTTAAGGTTTTAAGATTAGATCACAGAAGGGTTCGTGATGCACGTATCACCACCCATGTATGCCTCACTGCCAGGGCACTGGGAGCATCAGGAGTATATTTAAGTGGAGATCATGATAAAAAGCTCATGTCAAATGTGGAGGATGTAGTGAAGCGCTGGGGTGGTGATTTTAAGGTTGAATATCAAAAAAAATGGGAAACTCTCCTGAATGAATGGAAAAATAGAGGAGGAAAGATTGTTCACCTCACCATGTACGGGGAGCAAGTTCAAGATGTTGCTCCAAAAATCAGAAGTTCAAAATCAGACCAGCTGGTAGTGGTTGGTGGTTCCCGTGTTCCCAGTAAAGTGTATCAAGAGGCTGACTGGAATGTTTCAGTAACAACCCAGCCCCACTCTGAAGTATCTTCCCTAGCCATATTCCTACACATGTTGTATGAGGGTAAGGAACTGGAACTGGAGTTTAAAGGTGGAGATATGAAAATTATACCTTCTAAAAGAAGTAAAACAGTTGTTATGAAAAATAAGGTTATGAAAAATGAAAAAAAGGAATTTAGAGAAGATTAACTTTTTAAGCGTGATTAAAAACCAGGCTAAATAATTTCTGATTCCATTAAATTCCAGTTAACCTATTTCAACTGATTTTGATTTTTTTATCCACTTGACTAAAATCAATTTTCGCTGAAAATTTTTTTATGAAAACCTTAATTGTATCAATTAGAAATGTATAAAAAGAGAAACATGATCAAAATAATCGACCATTTGCTGGTTCAGGATAAACTCACCCAGATAAGAATGGAAAGAATCAACAGAACTACATTCCGAGGAGGGATAATTGAAATAGGCCGCTGGTTAGCTTATGAACTTGCAAACACACTTGAGAAAGAACAAGTTAAGATAGAAACCCCTTTAGGAGTTGCTGAAGGAGTTAAGATAAAAAATAAAGATGATATTGTAGTAGTAAGTGTTTTAAGAGCAGCTATTCCCCTGGTAGAGGGTATTATGAGGGTTTTTAAGGATGCTCAGTATGGTGTGGTGGGAGCCTCAAGAAGAGATCAATCACCATTCCCTGTGGAGGTTGGTTACTTCAAAATGCCTTCAGTGGAGGATAAGATAGTGGTAGTGGCAGATCCCATGCTGGCCACAGGAAATACTATGAACGCTATTTTAGATCGGATAAAAGAGAAAGGAAATCCTCGTAGATTAGTATTGATTAATGTTATTGCCTCAAAACATGGTTTAGAATACGTTTCAGAAAGACACCCCCATCTAGAAATCTACACTTGCGCAGTGGATGAAGAATTAAATAATGATGGATATATAATTCCTGGTTTGGGTGATGCTGGTGATAAAGCCTTTGGAAAACCCAACGATTGATGTCGATATATGCACCCTAGTTTTATTTTATACAAAAATAATAAATTGAATCATTTCATCATGATCTAAGAATTGATTAAGCATGGTTGACATATAGTTGTTGTACCAATTCAATATCATTAAAATAAAAAAAAAATGATCTGGATGAAATTAAAGACTTTAAATTTATTTATTCTCTGTATTATAATCTGCCTGACAACTTTAGCTTCAACTAACTTTTTAATTGAGTCTATCCTGATCCAACCATCCTCTGGAAGTTCTAATTTCGAAATCGAAATTATTGATTACGCAACTGGAGGGGATGTGAATAAAAATTCCAGAATATTTAGCTTCATGCCTAAAAATAATTTAACCAACCAGATTATCAGCAAATCTAAAAATGGAACACCTCTAATTACGATGGGTAGTGGGGAACCCAAAGTAATGATAATTGCTGGAGTTCATGGCGAAGAGTTACCCTCTCAAATCGCAGCTATAATGCTTATCAATAATCTTAAAGATAAAAAACTGAAAGGAACAGTTTACATAATACCATTCACCATACCTGCCGCCACAGAACTTTGTACCAGAGATTACTGTGGGATAGACCCCAACCGAGCTGCT
This is a stretch of genomic DNA from Methanobacteriaceae archaeon. It encodes these proteins:
- a CDS encoding phosphatidylglycerophosphatase A; translated protein: MKYKDLELSIYDFMADVGVEIPQLVEAGLELLAGVEKTPELEKKLENQLRKSLEDINVVVMMVAGMRVEDDLQNHRIKGINVDDDPAYLYCDEVLGMAIANQIAGTKAIFNFKRYDEAKPGVIATLGPMLDDIFAGLVAGCMSKVFEE
- the cobS gene encoding adenosylcobinamide-GDP ribazoletransferase, which translates into the protein MNRPHEKDPILDMKQDEDKPSVSWQGFLGLLSFSTILPLNIHTTIPEMANFTFIWPLIGGFIGIIVGTFGWLLLDPLHLYPLLSAALIYSLTISLTGFHHLDGLVDFGDGLMAHGAPERRIEIMRDKRIGTGGLATLLTVSLMTFSSIASVPASYIFPVIFVSEVSAKVSLVGCATFSKPLDNGTGKYFIESMNWKLFIFTLILTIILGFIAFKYTGILGIMGGVIAGIIMALLTKRNFNYATGDILGASNEIGRTLSLILMIIFTSWSF
- a CDS encoding tRNA (cytidine(56)-2'-O)-methyltransferase, which encodes MEVKVLRLDHRRVRDARITTHVCLTARALGASGVYLSGDHDKKLMSNVEDVVKRWGGDFKVEYQKKWETLLNEWKNRGGKIVHLTMYGEQVQDVAPKIRSSKSDQLVVVGGSRVPSKVYQEADWNVSVTTQPHSEVSSLAIFLHMLYEGKELELEFKGGDMKIIPSKRSKTVVMKNKVMKNEKKEFRED
- the upp gene encoding uracil phosphoribosyltransferase → MIKIIDHLLVQDKLTQIRMERINRTTFRGGIIEIGRWLAYELANTLEKEQVKIETPLGVAEGVKIKNKDDIVVVSVLRAAIPLVEGIMRVFKDAQYGVVGASRRDQSPFPVEVGYFKMPSVEDKIVVVADPMLATGNTMNAILDRIKEKGNPRRLVLINVIASKHGLEYVSERHPHLEIYTCAVDEELNNDGYIIPGLGDAGDKAFGKPND
- a CDS encoding succinylglutamate desuccinylase/aspartoacylase family protein, which codes for MKLKTLNLFILCIIICLTTLASTNFLIESILIQPSSGSSNFEIEIIDYATGGDVNKNSRIFSFMPKNNLTNQIISKSKNGTPLITMGSGEPKVMIIAGVHGEELPSQIAAIMLINNLKDKKLKGTVYIIPFTIPAATELCTRDYCGIDPNRAAETPGTPTWVLLNFALTHKIKYAADFHSTQPGGNPGKKVVMSSKDILYESFSIADFMSRETGSEITCHSVNPGALKNVFNSNGIPSVSAEVISCHGEADLKSINESYEQMISFLKYSGIL